One region of Microbacterium sp. M28 genomic DNA includes:
- a CDS encoding deoxyguanosinetriphosphate triphosphohydrolase — MAGDLPGDAQPDRLGRVDGYDAHDTERFFAETHRSERDHFARDRARVLHSAALRRLAAKTQVLSPASTADFARNRLTHSLEVAQVGRELAIALGVSADVVDTACLSHDLGHPPFGHNGERALNEWAEPIGGFEGNAQSLRILTRLEAKVLDDDDRSVGLNLTRASLDATCKYPWTVDSPLPDPGGRLKFGVYPEDEDVFRWMRDGAPGRLRCIEAEIMDLSDDIGYSVHDFEDAIVNGYLDVAQLSDPAEHHALVSRIQQWVGYDYTREELADGLYRLTRQPMWLRSFDRSRRDLARLKNLTSDMIGRFARAAVAATREAYAGPALARYNAHVVVPRVIEVEIAVLKGIMGQAIVTIDARRGVYKEQRRVLKRLADALWSTDTLWTAGADVLEPAFAADFLDAPTDAARARVVVDQIASLTDQTALDWHSRLVGDIDPAEVGIWSPRHARARAHTATPMVAEKAR, encoded by the coding sequence GTGGCGGGTGACCTGCCGGGCGACGCGCAACCGGATCGACTGGGCCGCGTCGACGGCTACGACGCGCACGACACCGAACGCTTCTTCGCCGAGACGCACCGCTCGGAACGCGATCACTTCGCCAGGGACCGCGCCCGCGTGCTGCATTCGGCCGCGCTGCGGCGCCTGGCCGCCAAGACCCAGGTCCTGAGTCCGGCGAGCACGGCCGACTTCGCGCGCAACCGCCTCACGCATTCCCTCGAGGTCGCTCAGGTCGGGCGCGAACTCGCGATCGCGCTCGGCGTCTCCGCTGACGTCGTCGACACCGCCTGCCTCAGCCACGACCTCGGCCATCCGCCGTTCGGCCACAACGGCGAGAGAGCTCTCAACGAATGGGCCGAACCCATCGGCGGCTTCGAGGGCAACGCGCAGTCGTTGCGCATCCTCACCCGTCTCGAGGCGAAGGTCCTCGACGATGACGATCGGTCGGTGGGGCTCAACCTGACCAGGGCGAGCCTGGACGCCACGTGCAAGTACCCGTGGACCGTCGACAGCCCGCTCCCGGACCCGGGCGGCCGGCTCAAGTTCGGCGTCTATCCCGAGGACGAGGACGTTTTCCGCTGGATGCGCGACGGTGCCCCTGGTCGCCTACGCTGCATCGAAGCCGAGATCATGGACCTGTCCGATGACATCGGATACTCGGTGCACGATTTCGAGGACGCGATCGTCAACGGCTACCTCGACGTCGCGCAGCTCTCGGACCCGGCCGAGCATCATGCGCTCGTCTCGCGGATCCAGCAGTGGGTCGGATACGACTACACGCGCGAGGAACTGGCCGACGGGTTGTACCGCCTGACCCGGCAGCCGATGTGGCTGCGGTCCTTCGACCGCTCGCGCCGCGATCTCGCCCGCCTGAAGAACCTCACGAGCGACATGATCGGGCGCTTCGCGCGCGCCGCGGTCGCCGCCACGCGAGAGGCGTACGCCGGACCTGCGCTGGCGCGCTACAACGCGCACGTCGTCGTGCCGCGCGTCATCGAGGTCGAGATCGCTGTGCTCAAGGGCATCATGGGGCAGGCCATCGTCACGATCGACGCGCGCCGCGGCGTCTACAAAGAGCAGCGCCGGGTGCTGAAGCGTCTCGCTGATGCGCTGTGGTCGACGGACACGCTCTGGACCGCTGGGGCGGACGTCCTCGAGCCGGCTTTCGCCGCCGACTTCCTGGATGCACCGACGGATGCCGCTCGTGCCAGGGTCGTGGTCGATCAGATCGCGAGCCTCACCGACCAGACCGCGCTGGACTGGCACTCCCGGCTCGTCGGCGACATCGACCCCGCCGAGGTGGGGATCTGGTCGCCGCGTCACGCGCGGGCCCGCGCGCACACCGCGACGCCGATGGTCGCCGAAAAGGCGCGCTGA